The Strigops habroptila isolate Jane chromosome 8, bStrHab1.2.pri, whole genome shotgun sequence genome includes a window with the following:
- the RNF7 gene encoding RING-box protein 2 isoform X1, which yields MADVEDGDEPGAPHSHPGSAGSKAGGPDKMFSLKKWNAVAMWSWDVECDTCAICRVQVMDACLRCQAENKQEDCVVVWGECNHSFHNCCMSLWVKQNNRCPLCQQDWVVQRIGK from the exons ATGGCCGATGTGGAGGACGGGGACGAGCCCGGCGCCCCCCACTCGCACCCGGGCTCCGCGGGCTCCAAGGCGGGCGGCCCCGACAAGATGTTCTCGCTGAAGAAGTGGAACGCGGTGGCCATGTGGAGCTGGGATGTGGAGTGCGACACCTGCGCCATTTGCCGGGTGCAGGTCATGG ATGCCTGTCTTAGATGtcaagctgaaaacaaacaagaagattGTGTTG tggtTTGGGGAGAATGCAATCATTCCTTCCACAATTGCTGCATGTCCCTGTGGGTGAAACAGAATAATCGCTGTCCCCTCTGCCAGCAGGACTGGGTAGTCCAGAGAATAGGCAAATAA
- the RNF7 gene encoding RING-box protein 2 isoform X2, which produces MADVEDGDEPGAPHSHPGSAGSKAGGPDKMFSLKKWNAVAMWSWDVECDTCAICRVQMPVLDVKLKTNKKIVLWFGENAIIPSTIAACPCG; this is translated from the exons ATGGCCGATGTGGAGGACGGGGACGAGCCCGGCGCCCCCCACTCGCACCCGGGCTCCGCGGGCTCCAAGGCGGGCGGCCCCGACAAGATGTTCTCGCTGAAGAAGTGGAACGCGGTGGCCATGTGGAGCTGGGATGTGGAGTGCGACACCTGCGCCATTTGCCGGGTGCAG ATGCCTGTCTTAGATGtcaagctgaaaacaaacaagaagattGTGTTG tggtTTGGGGAGAATGCAATCATTCCTTCCACAATTGCTGCATGTCCCTGTGGGTGA